GCTACATGGATGTGACGCCCGACGCGATTCCGGTGATCTCGGACGTGGATACCGTGCCGGGATTATTTATCGGCACGGGCTTTTCCGGCCATGGGTTCGGCATCGGTCCGGCAGCCGGAAAGCTGATGGCCGATCTGGTCGCGAACGATACAGCGCTCGTGGATCCCCACGCGTTTCGTCTGAGCCGCTTTAGCGACGGCACCAAAATCGTCATCGACGCAGGGTTCTAGGGAGAGTCGTATGCAGAAGGTAGCGATGATTTCCGGCGCGAGCCGCGGCATCGGCCGGGAGATAACCGAAGAACTGGCCCGGCGCGGCTATCTGCTGTCGCTGGGCGTGCGCAATCCCGCAGGGCTTTACGGTCACCTCGACAGCCTGGTGTTTCCCTATGAAGCGCGCGACCCCGAGGCAGGGCGCCGCTGGGTCGACGCCACGGTGGAACGGTTCGGGCGTATCGACGTGCTGATCAGCAATGCCGGCATCTGCAAGCCCATCAGTCTGGAAGACGGCAGCGACGAACTACTGGAAGAGACGCTGGATATCAACGTCAAGGCGCCGTTCCGGTTGATTCAGGCGGCATTGCCGCACTTGCGGCGGGCCGGCAATGCCCGCGTGGTGCAGATTGCCTCGCTGTCCGGCAAGCGCGTGAAGAACCTCAACGCCGGCTATCAGATGTCGAAGCATGCGGTGATCGCACTCAATCATGCCGTACGGCGCGCAGGCTGGGACGACGGCATTCGCGCCACCGCTATCTGTCCAGGGTTCGTGAATACGGAAATGGCGGCGGGTCTGGCCGATCTGCCGCCCGAAGCCATGACCCAGCCGGAGGACATTGCGTTGCTGGTCGCCAATACGATTGAGTTGCCTAACTCGGCGAGCGTGGCCGAGATCCTCGTCAATTGCAGGCACGAAGATCTTTTTTAGCGGAGATAAAAGCTGGAGAGAAAACAGATCCAGCCCCGTTAAGGAGCTGGATTACGCAAAATTCGATACGCGGTAGGGAACGCACCCGCAGCAAAAATCAATCATCAGACGTTTCATGCATACCGCATGGCAGCGAATTAATCGCGCGCAACCACCTGATCATTGACGCGCGCCTCGCCTGTCACGAGGCAGCCCGAAAGGAAATTCTGTCCTTGCCCACTGGACGCCGCTTCGGAGAAGCCCTTGTCCATGGCGCCCAGGCGGATCATCTCGGCCCCTTTTTCGCACGATATGGTGCCTTCTTCCCCCGCTTGCGCATGGGTCAGTGCGCGGCCCACTGTCAGGTACGCAAGGAGCATCAGTACAGCAATATTAAATACGCGTCTCATGGTTTGCCTCCTCTGACGAGAAGACTAGCGCGAACCATGCTCACACGGTGTTAGGACTTTCCCGATTAGGGCGAAGGTGTATGACCCGAGTCAATAAGGATGCCGGAATTTACCGATTACGGGTTTTCCCTTTGTCAAAATGTCATATTGCATGCTGCAGCGCAGTAATCATGCACTGCAGCAAAGTATCGGTTAGTACAGCATATTGCTCGACGCGGCAGCATCCACGCATTCGTGATTGAACATTGCAGGCAGCTCGTCGCGCAAGAACTCAACCCACGTGCGAATCTTCGCGTCGAGATACTGGCGCGACGGATACAACGCATAGACGTTCGTGTGCTGCGTTGTGTACTCCGGAAGAATGCGCACCAGCGCGCCGCTGCGCAGACCGCTCGCCGCTGAGTAAAAGGGCAGCAAGCCAATCCCCATGCCCTCGCCCACCGCCACCGCCAGTGCCTCCGCGATATTGACGCAGAACGTCGACGCAGTTGGTGCGAACGACTCCCGGCCGCGCGGCCCCTGAAACACCCATTCGTGCGCCGGAAAAATTGGCGTAGCCGTTTGCAGGCAGGTGTGCGTAGCGAGGTCGGCGGGCGTCTGCGGCACGCCGTTGCGTTTGAGGTAAGCCGGCGACGCGCAGGCAATGCTGAACGTGCTGCAGAGGCGCTGCGAGATCAGCCCCGAGTCGGGCAGTTCAGTGGCAAGCACGAGTGCGACGTCATAGCCTTCGTCGATCAGATCCGGCTCGCGCTGCGCCAGCGTCAACTCTACTTTGACCTCCGGATAGCGTTGCTGATAGCGGCCTATAGCGGGCACGATGCAGTGCTGGCCGATACCCGTCATGGCGTGGACCTTCAGCTTGCCGGACGGACGTGCCTGCGCATCGCTCGCCTCGGCTTCGGCCTGATCGACACAGGCGAGAATTTCCTCGCAACGATGCAGATAACGCTCGCCCGCTTCGGTGAGTGCAATGCGGCGCGTCGTGCGATTGAGCAGGCGCGTGCGCAGACGCGCCTCGAGATCGGAGACGGCACGCGACGCATAGGCCGTGGTGGTGTTGAGGTGCTGCGCGGCACCGGTGAAACTGCCCGCTTCGACGACGCGAACGAGCACACGCATTTTTTGTAACGTATCCATACGATCCTTCAAAAACCCGCTCGAATTGTTGCATGAATAGCGCGCCTGATTTTCTCGAATCCGGTAAAGATGCATTGCAGTCCTTGAGTTTGTGAGCGGCGCATTGCGCTCACATACCTCAACTTGACTCACCTCCATAGCTGGGTTCTACTCAAATCCGGTTGCACACCCGAGCGTGCAGCGCAGACTGGTGTGTGCAGCGGCTTTCATGGACACGAGGAGGAAGCGATGCTTCCAGCAGCACAGACGTACGAGACGTTGGCGGCAAACTTTGCATGGCAGATTCCCGAGCGATACAACATCGGCGTGGACGTGTGCGACAAATGGGCCGACGGCTCAGGGCGCCTCGCGTTGATCTACGAGCAACGCGACGGCAGCGCCACGCGCTATAGCTTCGACGATCTCAAGGCCCGCTCCAACCAGTTCGCCAACGCGCTGCGCCACAACGGCGTCGTGCAGGGCGACCGCGTGGCGATCTTCCTGCCGCAATCGCCCGAAACCGCTCTCGCGCATCTGGCCGCCTACAAGGCCGGCTGCATCGCGGTGCCCCTTTTTGCGCTGTTCGGCGTCGACGCAATCCAGTACCGGCTCGCGGACAGCGCCGCCGCGGCACTCATCACCGACGCGGCGGGCCTGCAAAAACTCGCCGAGATCCGCCACACGCTGCCCGAACTGAAAGCGGTGTATTGCGTCGACGCGGATAGCGCCGCCGCTGCGAGCGACGTGCATGCCTTCTGCGACGCGCTCAATGCCGAGTCCGAGGCGTTCGCACCGGTCGACACCTCGTCTGAAGATCCGGCCGTCATCATCTACACCTCCGGCACCACCGGCAAACCGAAAGGCGCGCTGCACGCGCAACGTGTCCTGCTTGGGCATCTGCCGGGCGTGGAGTTGTCGCAGGCCTGCTTTCCCGCACAGGCCAAGGTGATCTGGACGCCGGCAGACTGGGCGTGGATTGGTGGCCTCTTCGACGTCCTGCTGCCCGCGTGGCATCACGGCGTCACCGTACTCGCGCGCCGTTTCGACAAGTTCGACGGCGAGGCCGCGTTCGACCTGCTGGCGCGCCACGCGGTCACGCATACGTTCCTGCCGCCCACCGCCCTCAAGATGATGCGCACCGTACCCCAGCCTGAGCGCTGGACGCTCTCGCTGCACGCGGTGGCAAGCGGCGGCGAATCGCTCGGCGAGGAACTGATTGCATGGGGACGCGCCGCGCTCGGCGTGACCATCAACGAGTTCTATGGGCAGACCGAGTGCAACGTCGTGGTGTCCTCATGTGCGTCGCTGTTCGCGCCGCGCATCGGCGCCATCGGCAAAGCGGTGCCGGGTCATGAAGTGGCGATCGTCGACGACGACGGTCAGCCCGTGCCCAACGGCACGATCGGCAACATTGCGATTGCCGGCCCCGATCCAGTGATGTTCCTCGGCTACTGGCGCAATGCCGCGGCGACGCACGACAAGTTCCGCGGCCGCTATCTGCTCACCGGCGATCTGGGCCAGTGCGACGACGCCGGCTTTATCCGTTTCGTCGGACGCAACGACGACGTGATCACCAGCGCCGGCTACCGGATCGGACCGGCTTCGATCGAGGATTGCCTGCTCCAGCACCCGGCAGTCTGCATGGCTGCGGTGGTCGGTGCGCCGGATGCCGAGCGTACGGAGATCGTGCTGGCGTTTGTGGTGCTGAATGCCGGCTTCGTGCCTGGAGACGATCTGGTGCGCGAGATTCAACGGCATGTGAAGACGCGCCTCGCCGCCCACGAATATCCGCGCGAGATACGCTTCGTGGACAGCCTGCCTATGACGGCGACGGGCAAAGTGATTCGTAAGGAACTGCGGGCCATCATTCGCGCGCCCAATGATCAGCATAAAAATTAGAAAATTGACTAATGCCGCCGCGCCAGCGATAACTGTCGAACTTGTCACTGCAAACCTGAGAGACCTCCCAGATGGAAACCCAGCCCACTTCGCTTCACGCTGAGGATGCACCTGCCTCGTCCGATGCCGACGCGGACGTCGAATGGAAAATCCGCACGGACCTGGCGGCGCTGTACCGCCTCGTCGCGCATTTCCGCATGACGGACATGATCGACACGCACATCACCGCGCGCTTGCCGGGCGCCACGCCGACGTTTCTGATCAACCGCTACGGCGTGCTGTTTCATGAAATGTGCGCCTCGGACCTGGTCAAGATCGACCACCTGGGCCGCGTCATCGACGAACGCGCCGCAGCCGAACCCGCGCGCTTTCGCGTCAATGCCGCCGGCTTCACGGTCCATTCGGCCGTCCATATGGCGCGCGACGACCTGCACTTCGTGGTGCATACGCATACAGCCGCCGGCATCGGCGTCGCGGCGCAGGAGCATGGCTTGCTGCCGATCAGCCAGCACGCGCTGAAGTTCTACGGCAAGCTCGGCTATCACGACTACGAAGGCATTGCGCTGGATCTCGGCGAACGCGAGCGCCTCGTGCGCGACCTGGGTCCGCATAAGGCGATGATCCTGCGCAACCATGGCCTGCTCGCCGGCGGCGCGAGCGCTGCCGCGGCGTTTCATGAGATCTACTTTCTCGAGCGTGCCTGCCAGGCACAGATCGCGGCGCTCGCAGGCGGCGCCACGCTGCGGATTCCGTCGGCAGCCGTATGCGAACTGACGGCCAGCCAGTTCAATCGCGACGACTCCGAGGACATCGCCGAACTGGCGTGGCAAGCGGCGCTGCGCCTGATCGACAATACGGGCTCCGACTACCGCCGCTAACTGCCTCGTCATCCACGAATCC
Above is a genomic segment from Paraburkholderia phenazinium containing:
- a CDS encoding SDR family NAD(P)-dependent oxidoreductase, translated to MQKVAMISGASRGIGREITEELARRGYLLSLGVRNPAGLYGHLDSLVFPYEARDPEAGRRWVDATVERFGRIDVLISNAGICKPISLEDGSDELLEETLDINVKAPFRLIQAALPHLRRAGNARVVQIASLSGKRVKNLNAGYQMSKHAVIALNHAVRRAGWDDGIRATAICPGFVNTEMAAGLADLPPEAMTQPEDIALLVANTIELPNSASVAEILVNCRHEDLF
- a CDS encoding LysR family transcriptional regulator; this encodes MDTLQKMRVLVRVVEAGSFTGAAQHLNTTTAYASRAVSDLEARLRTRLLNRTTRRIALTEAGERYLHRCEEILACVDQAEAEASDAQARPSGKLKVHAMTGIGQHCIVPAIGRYQQRYPEVKVELTLAQREPDLIDEGYDVALVLATELPDSGLISQRLCSTFSIACASPAYLKRNGVPQTPADLATHTCLQTATPIFPAHEWVFQGPRGRESFAPTASTFCVNIAEALAVAVGEGMGIGLLPFYSAASGLRSGALVRILPEYTTQHTNVYALYPSRQYLDAKIRTWVEFLRDELPAMFNHECVDAAASSNMLY
- a CDS encoding acyl-CoA synthetase, whose protein sequence is MLPAAQTYETLAANFAWQIPERYNIGVDVCDKWADGSGRLALIYEQRDGSATRYSFDDLKARSNQFANALRHNGVVQGDRVAIFLPQSPETALAHLAAYKAGCIAVPLFALFGVDAIQYRLADSAAAALITDAAGLQKLAEIRHTLPELKAVYCVDADSAAAASDVHAFCDALNAESEAFAPVDTSSEDPAVIIYTSGTTGKPKGALHAQRVLLGHLPGVELSQACFPAQAKVIWTPADWAWIGGLFDVLLPAWHHGVTVLARRFDKFDGEAAFDLLARHAVTHTFLPPTALKMMRTVPQPERWTLSLHAVASGGESLGEELIAWGRAALGVTINEFYGQTECNVVVSSCASLFAPRIGAIGKAVPGHEVAIVDDDGQPVPNGTIGNIAIAGPDPVMFLGYWRNAAATHDKFRGRYLLTGDLGQCDDAGFIRFVGRNDDVITSAGYRIGPASIEDCLLQHPAVCMAAVVGAPDAERTEIVLAFVVLNAGFVPGDDLVREIQRHVKTRLAAHEYPREIRFVDSLPMTATGKVIRKELRAIIRAPNDQHKN
- a CDS encoding class II aldolase/adducin family protein, with amino-acid sequence METQPTSLHAEDAPASSDADADVEWKIRTDLAALYRLVAHFRMTDMIDTHITARLPGATPTFLINRYGVLFHEMCASDLVKIDHLGRVIDERAAAEPARFRVNAAGFTVHSAVHMARDDLHFVVHTHTAAGIGVAAQEHGLLPISQHALKFYGKLGYHDYEGIALDLGERERLVRDLGPHKAMILRNHGLLAGGASAAAAFHEIYFLERACQAQIAALAGGATLRIPSAAVCELTASQFNRDDSEDIAELAWQAALRLIDNTGSDYRR